A region from the Leptospira venezuelensis genome encodes:
- a CDS encoding NADPH-dependent FMN reductase, translating to MKVLAVSGSLRKGSSNTALLLAAKRIANDSLQITLADPLDRIPHFNPDLDTDSPPKEVAEWRRELKEADAILFSSPEYAFAIPGVLKNALDWIVSSAELYGKPVGLINASPGYGGASKAQEAFLHLLNVLTVKINDDCVLSIPSVNKKVDPEGNIMDEQTEKDLKTCLESLERLIQDSKLS from the coding sequence ATGAAAGTACTCGCAGTCTCCGGAAGTTTAAGAAAAGGTTCTTCCAATACAGCCTTATTACTCGCAGCCAAAAGGATCGCAAATGATTCTTTGCAAATTACACTCGCGGATCCTTTGGATCGGATCCCTCATTTTAATCCTGACCTAGATACAGATTCGCCTCCTAAAGAAGTTGCTGAATGGAGAAGGGAGTTGAAAGAGGCAGACGCTATTCTTTTTTCGAGTCCAGAATATGCATTTGCAATTCCGGGTGTTTTGAAGAATGCGCTGGATTGGATCGTCTCCAGTGCGGAACTTTATGGAAAGCCCGTCGGGTTGATTAACGCTTCTCCAGGTTATGGAGGAGCTTCTAAAGCACAGGAAGCTTTTTTACATTTATTGAATGTACTTACAGTTAAAATAAACGATGACTGTGTTCTAAGTATTCCTTCGGTCAATAAGAAGGTGGATCCAGAAGGAAATATCATGGATGAGCAAACAGAGAAGGATCTCAAAACTTGTTTAGAAAGTTTGGAGCGTTTGATCCAAGATTCTAAACTTTCGTAG
- a CDS encoding peroxiredoxin: protein MALRLGDVAPDFQAETSEGPIEFHKYLGEGWGILFSHPKDYTPVCTTELGYVAKIKPEFEKRNVKVLALSVDPVDSHKGWIGDINETQNTTVNYPIIADADKKVSGLYDMIHPNASETTTVRSVFVIGPDKKVKLTLTYPASTGRNFDELLRVIDSLQLTANYSVATPANWKHGEDVIIVPSVSDEDAEKKFPKGFKKIKPYLRYTPQPNK from the coding sequence ATGGCACTTAGATTAGGCGATGTGGCCCCGGATTTTCAGGCAGAAACTTCCGAAGGCCCGATAGAATTTCATAAATATTTGGGAGAAGGTTGGGGAATCTTATTCTCTCACCCAAAAGATTATACTCCCGTTTGCACTACAGAACTTGGTTATGTTGCGAAAATTAAGCCTGAGTTTGAAAAGAGAAATGTTAAGGTCCTCGCATTATCTGTTGATCCGGTAGACTCTCATAAGGGTTGGATTGGGGATATCAACGAAACTCAAAACACTACCGTAAACTATCCGATCATTGCGGATGCGGACAAAAAAGTCTCCGGTCTTTATGATATGATCCATCCTAATGCGAGCGAGACCACAACAGTTCGTTCGGTATTTGTGATCGGTCCGGATAAAAAAGTGAAACTTACTTTGACTTATCCTGCATCTACTGGAAGGAACTTTGATGAACTGTTAAGAGTCATTGATTCTCTCCAGTTGACTGCGAATTACAGTGTTGCGACTCCTGCAAATTGGAAACATGGAGAGGATGTAATCATAGTTCCTTCTGTTTCCGATGAAGATGCTGAGAAAAAATTTCCAAAAGGTTTTAAGAAGATTAAACCTTATTTGAGATATACTCCGCAGCCGAATAAGTAA
- a CDS encoding DJ-1/PfpI family protein: MQEPFNIGLLIFPDLTPLDFVGPYEVFSRMKNSKVYVIAETKDAIPSERGLFILPDKSLDENVDLHLVLVPGGLGVNRLMENEKVLNWLREKSKTCRYISSVCTGSLVLAAAGLLNGYKATTHWLSLDVLKLFPEIDVKEDRVIIDRDRITGGGVTAGIDFALRVVAEIQGQKAAEEIQLMIEYNPEPPFLSGHPKTANPNLVSETRVSKKKGQDLRKEIAARSIERLSKS; encoded by the coding sequence ATGCAAGAACCGTTCAATATTGGATTACTTATCTTTCCGGATTTAACTCCTCTGGATTTTGTAGGTCCTTACGAAGTATTTTCCAGAATGAAAAATTCCAAAGTTTACGTAATTGCCGAAACAAAAGATGCAATCCCTTCTGAAAGAGGACTTTTCATTCTCCCGGATAAAAGTTTGGATGAAAACGTAGATTTGCATTTGGTCTTAGTTCCGGGTGGACTCGGCGTGAATCGACTCATGGAAAATGAGAAGGTTTTGAACTGGTTAAGAGAAAAATCAAAAACTTGCAGATATATTAGTTCTGTATGCACCGGCTCCTTAGTTTTAGCCGCCGCAGGTTTATTGAATGGATATAAAGCTACTACACATTGGCTCTCCTTAGATGTTCTAAAACTTTTTCCGGAAATAGATGTGAAAGAAGATCGGGTTATTATTGATAGAGATCGAATTACCGGAGGAGGTGTCACTGCTGGAATCGATTTTGCACTTCGGGTAGTAGCAGAGATCCAAGGCCAAAAGGCTGCCGAAGAAATCCAACTTATGATAGAATACAATCCGGAACCTCCTTTTTTAAGCGGGCATCCTAAAACAGCTAATCCAAATCTGGTTTCGGAAACCAGGGTCTCTAAGAAAAAGGGCCAAGATCTTAGAAAAGAAATCGCGGCACGATCAATCGAAAGACTTTCCAAATCCTAA
- a CDS encoding helix-turn-helix transcriptional regulator — protein sequence MAKTIYTEEYKVFQKLLKKAREEAGLTQVDVAKALKAPQSFISKVEAGDRRIDVIEFWNLAKLYKKPVEFFFKFDDKSELRSKKKSLKAASSTKRKSK from the coding sequence TTGGCTAAAACAATCTACACCGAAGAATATAAGGTTTTTCAAAAATTGCTAAAGAAAGCTCGGGAAGAAGCAGGCTTAACCCAAGTCGACGTTGCCAAGGCTCTTAAAGCGCCTCAATCTTTTATTTCAAAAGTAGAGGCTGGAGACAGAAGGATAGATGTCATAGAATTCTGGAACCTGGCAAAACTTTATAAAAAGCCTGTGGAATTCTTTTTTAAGTTTGATGATAAATCGGAACTTAGATCCAAGAAAAAGTCTCTTAAAGCGGCAAGTTCTACCAAAAGAAAGTCCAAATAA
- a CDS encoding ankyrin repeat domain-containing protein produces MNLFTSKFPYFTFCVRSGFILLAIFLSSCISPQYTAGGNPYPSDFVYKGDLFGLQNCLRAGYSVDTRDPFTRNFTPLMIAAREGEVEIAEFLIRNGADINAKTRDGHTALMMAVYNRNLDIVKLLLKNGANIHIKSKQGHTAFSEASLEEAIQIKELLATYEIGSKR; encoded by the coding sequence ATGAATCTTTTCACTTCCAAGTTTCCATATTTCACTTTTTGCGTTAGGAGTGGCTTTATCCTACTGGCGATTTTTTTATCGAGTTGTATTTCTCCTCAATATACCGCAGGAGGAAATCCTTACCCTTCTGACTTTGTATATAAAGGAGATCTATTCGGTTTACAGAATTGTTTGAGGGCAGGCTATTCCGTAGATACTAGGGATCCTTTTACTAGAAATTTTACTCCTTTGATGATCGCGGCCAGAGAAGGAGAAGTTGAGATCGCAGAATTTTTAATTCGAAATGGTGCTGACATCAATGCCAAAACTAGGGACGGCCATACAGCTCTCATGATGGCAGTTTATAATCGGAATTTGGATATAGTAAAATTACTTTTGAAGAATGGAGCGAATATACATATTAAAAGTAAACAAGGACATACTGCATTTTCAGAAGCAAGTTTAGAAGAAGCAATCCAAATCAAAGAACTGCTTGCTACCTATGAGATCGGTTCAAAAAGATGA
- a CDS encoding sterol desaturase family protein, whose translation MAINACDFGWECVRNFGLFQLSMNFIRYYPLAGLAFFIFWVWKKGYFEKYRIQKNFPKWEKVVYEIKQSAVTMVMFSLVAVVSFSLQKLGYLPRALYFDISERGWAYAILSYILITVWHETWFYWAHRLMHHKKVYTFVHAIHHKSVNPSPLAAYNFHWAEAFLEAIYIVPFISLVPIHFGVFIFHTFYAMIMNIWWHLGYEFFPKGWASHPITKWINTSTHHNLHHQKFHGNYSLYFNFWDRIMGTNFPNYESYFDEVAEKKEGYEKNSIGPEIGFAK comes from the coding sequence ATGGCAATCAACGCTTGTGATTTCGGTTGGGAATGTGTTCGGAATTTCGGACTATTTCAACTTTCTATGAACTTTATTAGATACTATCCTTTAGCAGGACTCGCATTCTTTATATTCTGGGTTTGGAAAAAAGGATATTTCGAGAAGTATCGTATCCAGAAAAATTTCCCAAAATGGGAGAAGGTAGTATACGAAATCAAACAATCTGCCGTTACGATGGTAATGTTCAGCTTGGTTGCGGTGGTTTCCTTCAGCCTTCAAAAATTAGGATATCTGCCGAGAGCACTTTACTTCGATATCTCAGAAAGAGGTTGGGCCTACGCGATCTTAAGTTATATCCTGATCACTGTCTGGCATGAGACCTGGTTTTATTGGGCTCATAGATTAATGCATCACAAAAAGGTTTATACTTTCGTGCATGCGATCCATCATAAATCTGTAAACCCTTCTCCTTTAGCAGCTTATAATTTCCATTGGGCTGAAGCATTTTTGGAAGCAATCTATATAGTGCCATTTATAAGTTTGGTTCCGATCCATTTCGGAGTGTTTATATTCCATACATTCTACGCGATGATCATGAATATTTGGTGGCACCTAGGCTATGAATTTTTCCCCAAAGGTTGGGCAAGTCACCCTATCACAAAATGGATTAATACTTCTACACACCATAACTTGCATCACCAAAAGTTTCACGGAAACTATAGTCTCTATTTCAATTTCTGGGATAGAATTATGGGGACAAACTTCCCAAATTACGAATCCTATTTTGATGAAGTTGCCGAGAAAAAAGAAGGTTACGAAAAAAATTCAATTGGTCCTGAGATCGGATTTGCGAAATAG
- a CDS encoding helix-turn-helix domain-containing protein — protein sequence MNEFGIQSYTSLFLVFSIGLAFLFSLGEVFSSPRGEKQNLLAIIFFLVGIFLSHAFLLTCKMIIHFPGMYLTHLPVSGLMGPFIERYLLLAMGNTPESKKIFYLKMLPALAIFLWMSPFYFSGGPEKIELLKSLQETGLPLFLKIPVLTTMGVMFAFLLSTFFRLFWGFRFSVIYKDARMLTILGVSICILIILLYGFISVILGSIRGLEGVGSLVGIFLCSLYILRQGFPEFFLEVQRVVEEEKKYRASQLNGLDLEDIKQNLETLFQREKVFLKEDLTLGFLAGKLEISTHQLSEYLNNEIGKNFFQLLNEYRVEEAKKKIESDPAEVLLSIAYSSGFGSKSAFNEVFRKETGFTPSEYRNRIRKNKSK from the coding sequence ATGAATGAGTTTGGAATCCAATCTTACACATCCCTCTTTCTAGTCTTTTCAATTGGACTCGCGTTTTTATTTTCCTTGGGAGAAGTTTTCTCTTCACCTAGAGGAGAAAAACAAAACTTACTAGCGATTATTTTTTTCTTGGTAGGGATCTTTCTCTCTCATGCATTTTTACTAACTTGTAAGATGATCATTCATTTTCCGGGAATGTATCTCACTCATCTCCCTGTTTCAGGGCTCATGGGACCTTTTATAGAACGTTATCTCCTTCTTGCTATGGGAAACACTCCAGAATCCAAAAAGATTTTTTATCTGAAAATGCTTCCTGCACTCGCAATATTTTTATGGATGTCTCCTTTCTATTTTTCGGGAGGTCCTGAAAAAATAGAATTACTTAAAAGTCTCCAAGAAACAGGTCTTCCATTATTCTTAAAAATTCCAGTGCTGACCACAATGGGAGTGATGTTCGCCTTCTTACTTTCCACATTCTTTCGTTTATTTTGGGGCTTTAGATTTTCCGTAATATACAAGGATGCTAGAATGCTTACTATTTTAGGAGTAAGCATTTGTATTTTAATCATTTTATTATACGGATTCATTTCCGTAATTTTAGGATCCATAAGAGGTTTAGAAGGAGTTGGTTCTTTAGTTGGGATATTCTTATGCTCTTTATACATTCTCCGCCAAGGATTCCCTGAATTTTTCTTAGAAGTACAAAGAGTAGTAGAAGAAGAGAAAAAATACAGAGCTTCCCAATTGAATGGTTTAGATCTGGAAGATATCAAACAAAACTTAGAAACACTATTCCAAAGGGAGAAGGTATTCTTAAAAGAGGACCTGACCCTCGGATTTTTAGCAGGTAAATTGGAGATCAGTACTCACCAACTTTCAGAATATCTGAACAACGAGATTGGAAAAAATTTTTTCCAATTATTGAACGAGTATAGAGTAGAAGAGGCCAAAAAGAAAATTGAATCAGATCCTGCTGAAGTTCTATTGTCTATTGCTTACTCTTCAGGATTTGGCTCCAAATCCGCTTTTAACGAGGTTTTCCGAAAGGAAACCGGATTTACACCTTCCGAATACAGAAATAGAATCCGCAAAAATAAGTCTAAATAA
- a CDS encoding type II toxin-antitoxin system VapC family toxin: MTAVLVDTSVWINHLRKSDPKLVELLGLGLVRRHPMVEGELSLGNFKNKNSFLTEYAQLKEVPIANHKETMIFSERNSLAGLGISWIDAHLLASCILGSARLYSADQSLVKAAEKVGIAEITI; this comes from the coding sequence ATGACTGCGGTACTTGTAGATACCTCAGTCTGGATCAATCATCTACGTAAGTCGGATCCAAAACTGGTAGAATTGCTCGGTCTTGGCCTGGTGCGACGTCATCCTATGGTAGAGGGAGAACTCAGTTTAGGAAATTTTAAAAATAAGAACTCCTTTCTAACAGAGTACGCCCAATTAAAAGAAGTTCCGATCGCAAACCATAAAGAGACCATGATATTTTCAGAAAGAAATTCTCTGGCTGGACTAGGAATCAGCTGGATAGACGCACATTTGCTTGCAAGTTGTATCCTAGGAAGTGCAAGATTATATTCTGCGGACCAATCTTTAGTAAAGGCAGCGGAGAAGGTTGGCATCGCGGAAATTACAATATGA
- a CDS encoding type II toxin-antitoxin system VapB family antitoxin, with translation MIAVKTTLYIPDELISSAQDYTGIQEKTRLVQEGLRALIREKSAERMALLGGSDPKAEGPIRKKSSK, from the coding sequence ATGATAGCCGTCAAAACCACTCTGTATATTCCCGATGAGCTGATTTCCAGCGCCCAAGACTATACTGGGATCCAAGAAAAGACACGTCTCGTACAAGAAGGATTGCGCGCACTTATTCGAGAAAAATCCGCAGAAAGAATGGCTCTCCTAGGTGGAAGCGATCCTAAAGCAGAAGGTCCAATCCGCAAAAAATCCTCTAAATGA
- the secE gene encoding preprotein translocase subunit SecE has protein sequence MKFGAFVQECREELKKVQWPNRQEVMQSTIVVLVTVLFFSAFLFFSDTAIVKLLTGFWNL, from the coding sequence GTGAAGTTTGGCGCATTTGTACAAGAATGTAGAGAAGAACTAAAAAAAGTTCAATGGCCGAATAGACAAGAGGTAATGCAGTCCACCATCGTTGTTCTAGTCACGGTGTTATTTTTCTCTGCCTTTCTATTCTTTTCGGATACTGCGATTGTGAAGCTTCTTACCGGATTCTGGAATCTGTAA
- the nusG gene encoding transcription termination/antitermination protein NusG, which yields MADLKWYALQTYSGHENKVQKNLEKLIQQRKLEEKISQVRIPTMEVAEMKNGKKKVTKKKLMPGYVLVEMDMDEDLRFMIQSLPSVSTFVGSKDGGPEPLSVDEVKNLFVETGEFQSEEPVTPRLLFKVGDSLKIIDGPFANFTGVVDEIFPDKGRLRVKVEIFGRSTPVELDYLQVKTEP from the coding sequence ATGGCTGATTTGAAATGGTATGCGTTACAGACTTATTCCGGTCACGAGAATAAGGTCCAGAAAAATCTGGAAAAGCTGATCCAACAGCGCAAGCTGGAGGAGAAGATTTCTCAAGTGCGTATTCCAACCATGGAAGTCGCCGAGATGAAGAACGGCAAAAAGAAGGTCACTAAGAAGAAACTTATGCCGGGCTATGTTCTTGTTGAAATGGATATGGACGAAGACCTTCGATTCATGATCCAAAGTCTTCCCTCAGTTTCTACTTTTGTAGGATCGAAAGATGGGGGACCTGAACCTCTTTCCGTTGACGAAGTGAAAAATCTTTTCGTGGAAACTGGAGAGTTCCAATCAGAGGAGCCAGTTACTCCTAGATTGTTGTTTAAAGTGGGAGATAGCCTGAAGATTATCGATGGCCCTTTCGCGAATTTTACTGGAGTCGTAGACGAGATCTTCCCAGACAAAGGAAGACTCAGAGTGAAGGTGGAGATTTTCGGACGCTCTACCCCTGTGGAATTAGATTATCTACAGGTCAAAACCGAACCCTGA
- the rplK gene encoding 50S ribosomal protein L11 produces MAAKKVVKQIKLQVEAGKANPAPPVGPALGQAGLNIMEFCKQFNERSKSQIGYKLPVVITVFSDRSFTFITKSPPAALLVKKAIGLESGSATPHTTKVGKISRTQLEEIAKTKMEDLNANDLDAAVQIIAGTCRSMGVTVEG; encoded by the coding sequence ATGGCAGCAAAAAAAGTAGTAAAGCAGATTAAGCTCCAGGTTGAAGCCGGCAAGGCCAACCCTGCTCCTCCAGTCGGACCGGCTCTCGGTCAGGCAGGATTGAACATCATGGAGTTCTGCAAGCAGTTCAACGAAAGAAGTAAGTCCCAGATTGGGTACAAACTTCCAGTTGTAATTACAGTATTCTCCGACAGGAGTTTTACATTCATTACCAAGTCTCCTCCGGCAGCTCTTCTAGTTAAGAAAGCAATCGGATTAGAGTCTGGTTCCGCAACTCCTCATACCACTAAGGTAGGGAAGATTTCTCGTACGCAATTAGAAGAAATTGCTAAAACCAAAATGGAAGACTTAAACGCGAATGATCTGGACGCAGCTGTTCAAATTATCGCTGGGACTTGTCGTTCTATGGGCGTTACGGTAGAGGGTTAA
- the rplA gene encoding 50S ribosomal protein L1, translated as MKRGKKYRAAKEKVDATKVYPIDKAVELAQATSYSKFDGTIEISTKVNYKSLQNVRGTISLPHGTGKLVRVLVFCKGDKQNDAKNAGAEFVGDMDLIEKVAGGWTDFDACVATPDMMKEVGKLGPILGRKGLMPKPKAGTVTNDVAKAVGELKSGRIEYRPDKGGVVHLGVGKVSFDHTKLVENIRTVVQTLLRDKPSDAKGDYLKTFSVSPTMGAGVKVDVKELVNTSL; from the coding sequence ATGAAACGCGGAAAAAAATATCGCGCGGCTAAAGAGAAAGTCGACGCAACTAAAGTTTATCCGATCGATAAAGCTGTAGAGTTAGCTCAGGCTACTTCTTATTCTAAATTCGATGGAACAATAGAAATCTCTACGAAAGTAAATTATAAATCTCTCCAAAACGTGAGGGGAACTATTTCTCTTCCTCATGGAACCGGTAAACTGGTTCGGGTTCTTGTTTTCTGCAAAGGAGACAAACAAAACGACGCGAAAAACGCAGGTGCGGAATTCGTGGGCGATATGGACCTGATCGAGAAAGTTGCTGGCGGTTGGACCGACTTCGACGCTTGCGTTGCTACTCCTGATATGATGAAGGAAGTAGGTAAACTGGGACCGATCTTAGGACGTAAAGGTTTAATGCCTAAACCTAAGGCTGGAACAGTAACTAACGATGTTGCGAAAGCAGTTGGCGAGCTGAAATCAGGACGTATTGAATATCGTCCGGACAAAGGCGGAGTCGTTCACCTAGGTGTTGGGAAAGTCAGTTTTGATCATACCAAACTAGTAGAAAACATTCGTACAGTAGTTCAAACTCTTCTCCGAGACAAACCTTCGGATGCAAAGGGTGATTATCTGAAAACTTTCTCCGTGTCCCCAACTATGGGTGCCGGTGTGAAAGTAGACGTTAAGGAACTGGTCAACACATCCCTATAA
- the rplJ gene encoding 50S ribosomal protein L10: MPSQEKIEAVAELKGRLEKRSDFILASYSGLTVEEITNLRAKLRKEGSEMKVIKNNLFLLALKESEKHKDKNIAFGSEYQGPLAAIFSDANLPNAAKILKEYAKTNKNLILKAGYLDGSVLNADDVEAIAGLPSREQLLAQIAGGINGPARSIASGLNQIIAGLARAIQAVAEKNNQ; the protein is encoded by the coding sequence ATGCCCAGCCAGGAAAAAATTGAAGCAGTTGCCGAGTTAAAAGGCAGATTAGAAAAACGTAGCGACTTTATCCTAGCCAGCTACAGCGGACTCACAGTAGAAGAGATTACAAATCTTCGCGCGAAACTTCGTAAAGAAGGTTCCGAGATGAAAGTGATCAAGAACAATCTCTTTCTACTCGCACTTAAAGAATCCGAGAAGCATAAGGATAAGAACATCGCCTTTGGATCCGAATACCAAGGACCTCTAGCGGCGATTTTCTCTGACGCGAATCTTCCAAATGCAGCGAAGATCCTAAAAGAATACGCTAAGACGAATAAAAATCTTATTCTGAAAGCGGGTTACTTAGACGGATCCGTTCTGAACGCGGATGATGTGGAAGCAATCGCAGGTCTTCCGTCAAGAGAGCAACTCTTGGCTCAGATCGCTGGTGGTATTAACGGTCCGGCAAGAAGCATCGCTTCTGGTCTGAATCAAATTATCGCTGGTCTTGCAAGAGCTATCCAAGCTGTCGCAGAGAAGAACAATCAGTAA
- the rplL gene encoding 50S ribosomal protein L7/L12: MSTTEALLEQLGKLTLVEAADLVKKMEEKFGISAAAPVAVAAAAPAGGGAAAADEPASFNVVLKGFGDKKIEVIKVVREITGLGLKEAKDLVEAGGKSVKDGVAKAEADDIKKKLEAVGAQIELKAV; the protein is encoded by the coding sequence ATGTCTACCACTGAAGCGTTATTAGAGCAACTCGGCAAACTTACCCTTGTGGAAGCAGCCGACCTAGTTAAAAAAATGGAGGAGAAGTTCGGAATTTCCGCAGCGGCTCCAGTAGCAGTAGCAGCTGCAGCACCAGCAGGTGGCGGAGCAGCGGCAGCAGATGAGCCTGCTTCCTTCAACGTTGTATTGAAAGGTTTCGGCGATAAAAAAATCGAAGTTATCAAGGTTGTTCGCGAGATCACTGGTCTTGGCTTGAAAGAAGCAAAAGATCTAGTAGAAGCTGGCGGAAAGTCTGTTAAAGACGGCGTTGCGAAAGCAGAAGCTGACGACATCAAAAAGAAATTAGAAGCTGTCGGAGCTCAAATCGAACTTAAGGCTGTCTAA